In Cucurbita pepo subsp. pepo cultivar mu-cu-16 chromosome LG10, ASM280686v2, whole genome shotgun sequence, the DNA window aagtagaaggggaaaacCTAGAACAAGAGACAAAGGCATTATTGAAGCCGGAATAGTTGCCACATTAGgtgaaggagccaattttggcaagAAGGGCAGCCGAAATAGTTGGTTGTTGAAGAAGCTAGTGCGGCGCctagattccaaaggtaaatctaGACAGAAGGTCAATAGGTTTCTCaagattctgtatattttcGATGGGAACGCTCATGAGGATTCTGAGGTCAGGGTTTCTGTTAAGGATGAAGGGttgattgggaagaaaatgagagaagcTATGTAGGCCAAGGAAAAACCGATTATGTTGGagaaggtgaggttgtatgtacaaaATATGGCGAagggtgatttggaggtcaaaaagGTGGAGCCAAAGAGTAGTCAATCGGCTCCGTTTGCGGCAGCCATAGAGACTGCCCTTGTGGCGTCAAAGCCAGCAAGgatggtggagaagaagatgagtaggGAATTcagaagccattgaaaataaatgatgagTATTGCTAAACACAAaagactttgataccatgatAATATTTGGCTAAAACCACCTTACCTAAATAGAGTGTGAAAGTTCTCTGTTTATAATccaataaattacaagaatccGAGAGTAATAAATCAAGTAGgcatatctagatatttgcctataataaaatatcaaatataatatatggataaactataatttagtatttgacatctttcattattaataaaaaatgcaatataataattcaatagttcaatttgaatataaatatcaaCAAAAGGATTATAACTCAATGGAAAGTAAAAacatttacttttattttacaaatataaaaacaaagaattaacatttttaaaattatatttcattaaaaaaaattaaaactcgCTAGACATATTATTTAATAGGTTAATTATGTTTACGTCAATAATAGAAGGAATTTAATACACATATTCAGCTATTTAGCAAATGacaaaagtattttaaactTTAGGATAaggataaattattaattgcaTCATCACgtagttaattaaaaattttgcaaattttttaataattattgaatataaaactaaagatatttattatattatatatttaatgatgAAAAAATATCTGTCATACTATAATATAATAGGAGCCAAAATTAAGTTAGATATTTGTAGTCTAATAAGTTAGTCAAAATCAAACCGACCAGTTGAATAATTTAGTCAAAGATAATTTACACAacaaaaaaagtcaaaacatAGTACAATTGTCAACTGTATGAAAAGGCAAATTTTGTAAGTATTCATCAAGTGCGCTGTGTTGTATAATTACTTCCATTAATGGCTTTCATGAAGAATACTTTGCCCAAGACGAAAATCTTTCTTGTCTTCGTTCttattgttagatgaacacaactccccaataataatatgatattgtccacttgagcataaactttcgtaactttgttttgggcttcacAAAAGGCATCAtacaatagagatagtatttattaattaaaagctcacgatcatttcctaaattagccgaggtgtgactttcatccaacacctacCATTTGTTTAAgtgtaatttatatatatttttaataaaatatttaatgaaaaagttctctcaaaaaagtaaaatctTTCTTTGAAGTTAAAGATCCGTTCCAGGAGTTATTAGACACATAATTTTCAGCAAACACTACAACAACCGGTTCATCAATGCCCAGCCAAGCAGCAAAAGATGGCAAGTCAATAATATCATGGCTATTATTCTTCTCATCAAACTTTGAAAGCAACTTTATGTACCATGGTTTCTTTGTGAACTTGCTGACAACTCTTCTCGACGAGATCGAGTAGTTTCTCCAAGCTCATCGACCAGGAATTAAGAACGTCGCTGCTATCTTTCGTCGTGCCAAAACAGACTGTTCCTGTTGGCCTGTCTATCTTGGCAGCTAGAGCTTTGGATACAACCATATCAGATAGATGCTTCTCAGTTTCCTGAGTTAGATAAAAGATCTTCTTTAGTATTCAACGCTGttattcaaaacaagaaaaagaagttattGTGATGAACAGGAACATATACCTGAAGACTGAGACACAACAACTCTGCAAATCTGCTTAACGCAATCCTTGCATAATACTTTGAAACGACTATTATGTTCTGAAAAGCATCAGGAAACAAATCACTTTCAGCTAATCAGTTCATCAGGATTGAACCCGAATTTGTCCAGAGATCACTCACGTGTTCGATAATTCTCCGTCTTAGATCTTTGGCAGCTTTGTCACCCAAAGCACCACCAAGAAAATTCTTCTCGTTCTCAAACTCGTTCTTGAAGGTATTCCATAGAGATGTCCATTGAATAACCTCCATTGTGATTAGCTGTTTTAACAACAATCTACAATAGAAATGTTGGAATAAAAACCATCAAACAAAAGGAATGTATCAAATAATGGAATCTCATGAATGTTTCTTTCCCCAAGAACTTATGAACATAGAGCTTCTAAATGGAAGAANGAAACTTGCCTAAAATTTGGAATCTCATAAAGATTCTTATCTTCCAAGGTGGAATTGAGGAGACTAGACTGCATTGGACCATGTGGTGATAAAACTAGATACCAACAGATTTTTCTTAGGATCTGCAAGTAAACGAAGTAGTAAACTATTAGAGAAGTTCAACatcaaaaaaagaacaaaaacaaagaaactttACCGGTATACATTCTGCTGGATTATCTTTGACGGAAGGAATCTCATATATGGCCTTATAGCTACGGCAGAtctcaaaatattcatgaTGATGAGAGTGGTACCTacagaaattataaaaaccaGTACAAAATGATAAGTtccatttcaaaagaagattCATGAGGAATCAAGAAACCCAAGGCTAGTACTACGAAGTAGATTCGAGTGGATTCCTAATAAGATCCAAATGGTTGCtgcgagatcccacgtcagtcgGAGAGgtgaatgaaacattctttttataagggtgtggaaacctctccttagcagacctGGGGAAGTCTAAAAGAGAAAGcaaaaaaggacaataaataataaaaaagtaaaagattgttctccgaagggggtggagtgtgagatcccacatcgattggagagaggaacgtgtgccagcaagaactcTAGGCCccgaaagagggtggattgtgagatcacacgttgattggagaaaggaatgagtgcaAGGGAGGAAATTGGACCCCGAaaaagagtggattgtgagatctcacatcggccggagagggaaatgaagcattgataagagtgtggaaatctctacccagccttgagggaaagtccaaagaggacaatatttgctagctaGGACTCTAGGTCCCaaaggagtgaattgtgagatcccacgatgattggagaagggaacaaagcattttttataaggttgtagaaacttctccctagtagacacgttttaagaaccttgaggaaaagtttaaagaaggaagacaatatctgttagcgataTTGGCAGGTGGGCTTAGAAGAATCAATCAAATGGGAAACAAAAGGAATGCAACAACATCAGAATCaaacaataaaagtaaaagttcgaaaatgaactaaaatgtACTGGCACTGTTTACCTTATCATTAGTTCATAGTAAATTCTCTTCAGTTCCATCAGCGATGGTATATCAGCAGGGGCATCCTCAACCACACTCTCaccttctttgggctttttcttctcttttgaaTCATCCACATCAAAAACTCTGGGACTAATTTTCCTTGAAATAATTTGAGCACGAACATAATCTTGGCGGTCTAAGCACAATCGAACCTGCAAAATTACATCAACACACCACCAATATATGAGCCTTTACTTCAAATTCAGCATATAAGATACAATTCCTTAAAATGGCTGTAATGAAAAATAACAGATGTGCTTACTTGTTCAAGAATGAATGCAATTTTCTCGGTTTTTGCCATGGCACCAAAAGTCTCGACCtggagaagggaaagaaaacgCACAAATATCAGACAATCTACGAAGTCAAAGGTTCATATTTCTCATATAACATAACACAAACATCTAGAAATTTCCTCCAAATATAATAGCTGACCGCAATTTCTTGCATCAAATCTGCAGCTTCCGCTATGAGACCCTGCTCTTCTTTAATCTTTGCTAGTTTTTTTATCAACCGAGCTCTCTCAATTTCCACATATATCTGTAGATAGCAAAGTCGATTCGTAGAGATAAAATAACAACTTATCAAATGAGATCACTTATTTCCATTAATTACCTTTCCTGCAGAAACATTATTGAGTGTCTTGATAAGCTCTATACGAGTTTCAAGATCTGGTGTTTCATCAACATGTTGCATTCCTTGCTGGACAATTGCAGTTACAACCTAAGGAACAACCAGATTTTCCATATTTTACATCAATTTCCAGTATCATGTAAGTTAAGACTGGAATGATCCACCAGGTACAACTCCAGCAACACAGAGatcaaacttttcaatgaggaaattcaatgaaatttcCAAACATGGCACAAATTAAAACACCAAACTCATTTACAGTGGAAATAACACAAGATCTAAACTCAATAAACTAATTCCGAGAATGCAAAAACTGAAACAATCGAAAAACCTGCTTAAGCTGACCGCGGCGTTTCACGAGGAGCACAATTTGTTCGTTGAGCATACTCCATGCCCGCGCTTCAAAACAGAGCTTTAGAATGTCGATTGCAGCCTTCTTAGCACCGGCGACGTCTTCAGCGACTCGCATCTGCTTCTCAACATGTAGGAGCTCCTCAATAGCAGCCTCCAAACTCCGCTTGCCTTCCTGAAGTTCAGAAAatgagaaggagaagaaaaatcaataCTTAACCTTCACAAACAAAGCAGGAGCAAATTCGAGTATAGAAATGTGAGATCAGAACAACATTGTAAAACAGCCACAACAACGATTACCATTTTAATCTGATTCAGCCTAATCCAGAGCTCGATAAATGAATTCTTGGGATAGAGAAGTTGAAGATGGCGAAGTAATCGGAGCTTGATGAAGCCATATATCGTAGAGAGTATCGAAGCTGTCCCCTCCTGCACGAAAGGTCTTGCATGAGAGTACTGCAATTCGGTCCTTCAGTAATCATCCAATTACCAATCTCCACGTGTTTTGTCCCTTTTTTCcctccaaaattttataaaaatttcatttttgatcgataatatataaataaatatattatagtccacgaattttgttttttttttttctctcgaaattaaatttttatgaaagtCTAATATATTGATTGATAATATATACTGACTTATGTTTATTTAACCctttttttagtgttttaataaagtttattgcaaaatattatttttaaaagtaagttaaaaaatgaggcaaaattaaaatcttttaaatgttatcgacttaaaatattatttattttatttttcacctAATGCGCGGAatctaaatagaaaaataaataaataaataaaatccgGTGATATCTGGATTGTTCGTTTTGGTTTTCAAGGGTTTATAGCCGTTATCtgcggaaaccctaatttattCTATAAAACCACACTCTCCCGCACCTCATTTGCCGTACTGATTTCTGCTCTCTCTTCTGCGTTTGTGGCGGCTTCGATTCTACAATCTTCATGGAATTTGCTCGCGATTTCTTCCATTATATTGGCTCAGTTCTTCTCTTTATTATgctcttttgattttgaaacttttccTCTCCTGAAATTTCATTATCCTTGATTGTTCTGGATTTATCCGATTTATGCTGTAGATTAGCTGCTGATAGTTCGGTAATGGGTCTGTGAGGATGAATTTATAAGGCTTGTTTCTCAAAACATTCGCAGTGGCCGCCTGAGAGCTTTCGCCTTCGCCGGGCTTGAGAGCTTCTGCTGTCTTTATCCTTCCTTGGATGTCTGAGACTCTTTTACTCTAATGTCGGGATATTGAAGCGTCCGTTTTCTTATGAAtcttagattttgtttttcacaTTGTTAATTGGGGGTTTCACGGCTATTCCATTAGTATTATTAAGGTCCATCGTTTTCACTTTGTCTGCTTTGTCTTTCATGCCTTGCTGATCATTGTTGGATGTTAGATCAATTCTTTCACTAATTTTACTTAATTTCCTTATACttggtttgttttgttatttacCCTTGAAAGATCTCTTCACAATGATGATATCCTTAAGGCTTGTTTCTCAAACATTCGCAGTGGCCGCCTGAGAGCTTTCGCCTTCGCCAGGCTTGAGAGCTAATGCTGCTTTTATCCTTCCTTGGATGTCTGAGCTGAACTTATGAATCAATCccatataattgttttttttactttgtgtAAGGATgctttatttttgtatgtttGTGTCATTCACCTCTTGAAATTGTCATAACAATGATTGTCTTCACCTTGACTATCTTGTTTTCCTATTACTTGGACTTCAATTCGTATCtttgtttatatgaattttattttccatgtTTAATTGTTAGTGTGATTTGTCTTTTTGTAAAATCTAATGTGTTGATGATGACAATTCCAAAGGCTTGTTTCTCAGAACATTCGCAGTGGCCGCCTAAGAGCTTTCGCCTTCGCCGGGCTTGAGAGCTAATGCTGCTTTACTCCTTCCTTGGATGTCTGAAACAATTTCTTATTCAAACCATCTTATTTGTAGACATAATCACATCATGTAtcatattatttgatttcctCGTTTTATTATTCTGATTTCTTGGGTTTGTGCCTTTGATGTCTAACTTCCAGAAATCTTATTAACCTTTCTgagttgaatttatttatttgcattGTTAGATTCTGTTTGTTGTCTTCTGAATTAGGCTTTTACAGCAAGAAGCTGCATCTTCCTTGAATctcaaattatttgatttggaaTGGCATTCATGCCAAAATGAATCTGCAGATGGTATACAAATAATGTCTGCCCCCACTGTGGATCCGATCAAATTCATGAACTGCAAAGATTAGTGGTGGCTTCATAACTGTGGACCCTTCAGAGATCAGAATTAGATTATATATTTCCACTGTGTTGTtcgaatgaaaataatatgtaCAATTAGGAATGAATATAATTACTAGTCAGAAAACATTGGAAGCATATCTGATCAAATTTTTATCTGGATTTTCATTGTAATGGTTCAACTAAAATCGATTTCTATGCTTCATTTGTGATGGATTAGAAGCATGTCAGTGACAGTATTGATAATCAGCAGCAAACAAGCTTGATTTGTATATATCTCAGTTGTGGATTGGAGGCCTCTTTAAAGCAGGAGTGTAGTCCATTACCACCAACTCCTCACTGCCTTCCATCTTCTTGTCCTTGTTTGTATGCACTAAAAGATCTTCAGGCCTTTCATCTCCTTCCTCCATAAATACAACTCTCATGCTTCTCCCTACAAAACGATAACATCACGCCCCCactttttacttatttaagGTTCACGTGAAAAGGTGCCTAAGAACTAATATTTGACTTTTCAAGCGTCTAAGAACTAAGAACTaatatttgattgttttttgttcCTATAAAAACAGGGTTTGAAGTATTTAAGAAATCATTCCCTTACCTGTAACAGTGGTTGAGGCAAAACAAAGCAGAAACAGAGCCACAAACACCAGAAATCTGCAATTCACAGCCATCCCATACTCTTGTTTTATAAGGTAACCTTATATTGTTCTTCCACAATGAGAGCAAATTGCACATGATTTGAGTGCCTTTTATATGGACGCATTTGGACAATTCCATGGAAGCTCTAAGCTTTTATAGACATGTGGGGCTATGGACTGTGATGTTAAACTGTGCAAGTGTACCACTTAAAAGTGATGGTGTGTTATGTCCTTGTCAATTCTCTCTTTGCCGTCTTGGGATGAAAAAGATGGCCTCCTGCTTTCACACAAGGCCCTGCGATTACAGATTTTAGAGGTTATCCCATTTTTCCTCGCAATTATCTTAGTTTCTTTCTTGAGATTTCTGTAGAATCTGCCAAGTCCATTGTGGTTGATCTTAGAACACTGAATTCTAATGTTTAATTCTTTGCATGAATTCTAACCCAACTCAGCGCCCTAAACGCCCTTGAGATTTCATTTGTGAGATTAATAAATCATTGGTTTGGCTGATGTATTTTCAGGATAGTACAAACAgtgaaaagagagaaatgggAAGAAATCCAATAAAGTTAGGTGTACAATCACTGTCTAAAAAAAGGGCACCCCACCAACATGGATTCAAATGTATATGAACCTCATCTGGATGAGATGCACATCATCTTCAGTGGGCTTTTTTTGCCCTCGAATCACTTGGATTTACTTGATTAGTTCATCAATTCTACAGACAACATTATCAGATAATGTACTTGATATTGATAAAAATGTGGGGCtgagaaaaaaattgagaggGATGGAggctttaaattttattttttgaagtttcaataataaatacaacttCTTTTATCTGAATAATAGCAGGAATGAAGATTAAACTATTGTGAACTATACTTGGATTCGTTCCTGATATCATTCGAGAGGTGCAATTTTTTTAGAGGTTCGATATTAATACTTATTTCatcttattttataaacaattcTACAAAAAAATGATCGTCTACACAATTATCCGCCTCCCACACTTGGAAAGTTATTCGAATAGGTCCTCGATTT includes these proteins:
- the LOC111804558 gene encoding 26S proteasome non-ATPase regulatory subunit 12 homolog B-like yields the protein MEGKRSLEAAIEELLHVEKQMRVAEDVAGAKKAAIDILKLCFEARAWSMLNEQIVLLVKRRGQLKQVVTAIVQQGMQHVDETPDLETRIELIKTLNNVSAGKIYVEIERARLIKKLAKIKEEQGLIAEAADLMQEIAVETFGAMAKTEKIAFILEQVRLCLDRQDYVRAQIISRKISPRVFDVDDSKEKKKPKEGESVVEDAPADIPSLMELKRIYYELMIRYHSHHHEYFEICRSYKAIYEIPSVKDNPAECIPILRKICWYLVLSPHGPMQSSLLNSTLEDKNLYEIPNFRLLLKQLITMEVIQWTSLWNTFKNEFENEKNFLGGALGDKAAKDLRRRIIEHNIIVVSKYYARIALSRFAELLCLSLQETEKHLSDMVVSKALAAKIDRPTGTVCFGTTKDSSDVLNSWSMSLEKLLDLVEKSCQQVHKETMVHKVAFKV